One window from the genome of Oncorhynchus kisutch isolate 150728-3 linkage group LG21, Okis_V2, whole genome shotgun sequence encodes:
- the LOC109866133 gene encoding alpha-(1,3)-fucosyltransferase 9-like: MATATLNGLLRLLVTAIIAIGCFVTVFLMYFKPSGNWLAKPIESSARPIQKEEEENKAHNKTIVLLWMWPFGQSYDLDTCSTLFNIEGCFLTADRDLYNKSSGVIIHHRDIKSDLSNLPPLQRPPFQKWVWMNLESPSHTYKNLGLRNIFNLTLNYRQDADIEVPYGSVVFSQKEGEAFVLPIKTKLVCWIVSNWNPDHARARYFNELHKHIEIHTYGKAFGEHVNDQDFLDTISSCKFYLSFENSIHKDYITEKLYNPLAAGSVPIALGPPRQNYENFVPGDAFIHVDDFLSPKELANQLALLHTNEQMYLRYFEWRRHFNVKRSHFWAEHTCHACDYIKRHNEYKVCNNLDTWFWG; encoded by the coding sequence ATGGCAACTGCAACTCTTAACGGCTTACTGCGCCTACTTGTGACTGCAATCATTGCAATAGGCTGTTTTGTGACTGTTTTCCTCATGTATTTTAAACCGTCAGGTAACTGGCTTGCAAAGCCCATTGAATCATCAGCACGACCAATTCagaaggaagaagaagagaaTAAGGCTCATAATAAGACTATAGTTCTATTATGGATGTGGCCTTTTGGTCAGTCCTATGATCTAGACACTTGCAGCACCCTGTTCAATATTGAAGGCTGTTTTTTAACAGCTGACCGAGACCTATACAATAAGTCAAGTGGGGTCATCATTCACCATCGAGACATAAAAAGTGATTTATCAAATCTACCACCATTGCAGCGCCCACCTTTCCAAAAGTGGGTGTGGATGAATCTAGAGTCCCCGTCACATACTTATAAAAACCTAGGTCTTAGAAATATTTTCAATTTGACTTTGAATTATAGGCAAGACGCAGATATTGAAGTGCCTTATGGGTCAGTTGTATTCAGCCAAAAGGAGGGGGAAGCTTTCGTATTGCCAATTAAAACTAAATTGGTCTGCTGGATTGTGAGTAACTGGAACCCTGACCATGCCAGAGCGAGGTACTTCAACGAATTGCACAAACACATCGAGATACACACCTATGGCAAAGCCTTTGGAGAACACGTCAATGATCAAGACTTCCTGGACACAATATCCAGTTGTAAATTCTATCTTTCGTTTGAGAACTCGATTCACAAAGATTACATCACTGAAAAGCTGTACAACCCACTAGCTGCTGGATCTGTGCCAATTGCTCTTGGGCCACCTAGGCAGAACTATGAGAACTTTGTGCCTGGAGATGCCTTCATACATGTGGATGATTTCCTCTCTCCCAAAGAGCTGGCTAACCAACTCGCACTGTTACATACAAATGAACAAATGTATCTGCGGTATTTTGAGTGGCGCAGACATTTCAATGTCAAGAGGTCACATTTCTGGGCTGAACACACATGTCATGCCTGCGATTACATTAAAAGACACAATGAATATAAAGTTTGTAATAACCTTGACACTTGGTTTTGGGGTTGA